The following are encoded together in the Opitutus sp. ER46 genome:
- a CDS encoding DUF4291 domain-containing protein codes for MSGHVVRAAFTDHTVRVYQAYRPEIAVAALKAGRFVPPFKMGRMTWIKPSFNWMMYRSGYATKPGQEVVLEIEITRTGFEWALEHATLSCFNATVHGSPEQWASALETNCVRVQWDPERDWQLNAIEGVRAIQIGLSGEAVKRFVTEWIVGIEDVTPTARKLADAAASGVRSQNAPDLFERPYPLDARYSHILSG; via the coding sequence ATGTCCGGTCACGTCGTCAGAGCAGCATTCACGGATCACACCGTTCGCGTTTATCAGGCCTATCGCCCCGAGATCGCCGTTGCCGCACTCAAAGCCGGACGCTTCGTGCCGCCCTTCAAAATGGGACGGATGACGTGGATAAAGCCATCGTTCAACTGGATGATGTATCGCTCTGGCTACGCGACTAAACCAGGTCAGGAGGTTGTTCTCGAAATCGAGATCACACGCACCGGATTCGAGTGGGCGCTAGAGCATGCAACGCTCTCCTGCTTCAACGCGACTGTGCACGGCTCACCAGAGCAATGGGCAAGCGCACTGGAGACAAATTGCGTCCGTGTTCAATGGGACCCCGAGCGTGATTGGCAGCTAAACGCAATCGAAGGCGTGCGCGCCATTCAAATAGGACTGTCGGGGGAGGCTGTGAAGCGCTTCGTGACCGAGTGGATCGTCGGCATCGAGGACGTGACGCCAACGGCTCGCAAACTGGCAGACGCCGCAGCATCGGGAGTTCGCTCTCAAAATGCGCCCGATCTTTTCGAGCGTCCCTATCCGCTCGATGCCAGATACAGTCACATTCTGAGCGGCTAA
- a CDS encoding transposase encodes MRRARIKVNSELEPGVYHLISRTVNGEWMFGTTAKEILRRQMWQVADFAGVEILTYAIMSNHFHLLVRVPQRPELSDAELLRRYAVLYPKPTKYQVARLEVIRAGLAANTPIAEAWRKRQRALMYDVSQYMKLLKERFSIWYNARHRRFGPVWADRFKSQLLEGKERVVQTVAAYIDLNCVRAGISKDPKDYRFCGYAEAVSGQARARQGVQSVVGGNWEQAQRSYRLLLFTSGGAAREGKASLRAEQVRAAVEAGGKLSLPDVLRCRIRYFSEGLVLGGREFVDGHVAAYRTKHSLTHRVKRHDLPDPGWGEIAGLRPLRGALLS; translated from the coding sequence ATGCGGCGCGCACGGATCAAAGTGAACTCGGAGCTGGAGCCGGGCGTGTACCACTTGATCAGCCGGACGGTGAACGGGGAGTGGATGTTTGGCACGACCGCCAAGGAGATCCTGCGGCGGCAGATGTGGCAGGTGGCAGACTTCGCCGGGGTTGAGATCCTCACCTACGCCATCATGTCGAATCACTTTCATCTGCTGGTGCGGGTGCCGCAGCGACCGGAGCTCTCGGACGCGGAACTGCTCCGGCGCTACGCGGTGCTTTATCCGAAGCCGACCAAGTACCAAGTTGCGCGGCTGGAGGTGATCCGGGCCGGGCTGGCGGCGAACACCCCCATCGCGGAGGCGTGGCGCAAGCGGCAGCGGGCGTTGATGTACGACGTATCTCAGTACATGAAGCTGCTGAAGGAGCGTTTCTCGATCTGGTACAACGCCCGACATCGGCGGTTTGGACCCGTGTGGGCGGATCGGTTCAAGAGCCAGTTGCTCGAGGGCAAGGAGCGGGTCGTCCAGACGGTGGCGGCGTACATCGATCTGAACTGCGTCCGGGCCGGAATCTCGAAGGATCCGAAGGACTACCGGTTCTGCGGGTACGCCGAGGCGGTGAGTGGTCAGGCCCGTGCGCGCCAAGGCGTGCAGTCGGTGGTGGGTGGAAACTGGGAGCAGGCGCAGCGCAGTTATCGGCTGCTGCTGTTCACGAGCGGGGGCGCGGCGCGGGAAGGGAAGGCGTCGCTCCGAGCCGAGCAGGTGCGGGCCGCGGTGGAGGCCGGTGGAAAACTGAGCCTGCCCGACGTGCTCCGCTGCCGGATCCGGTACTTCAGCGAGGGGCTCGTCCTGGGTGGGCGGGAATTCGTCGACGGGCACGTCGCGGCGTACCGGACGAAGCACAGCCTGACCCACCGTGTGAAGCGTCACGACCTGCCGGACCCCGGCTGGGGTGAAATCGCCGGCCTGCGACCGCTTCGCGGAGCCTTGCTGAGCTGA
- a CDS encoding aldo/keto reductase: MVYRTLGKTGLKVSALSFGAWVTFGKQIGDPVAKDLMYAAYDAGVNFFDNAEAYADGQAERVMGAILKGAGWRRSSFLVSSKVFFGWEDDRPNQSGLSRKHIIEGCHAALQRLQVDYLDLYYCHRPDPDVPVAETAWAMHDLITQGKVLYWGTSEWSAAQIAEAHRECRTHNLHAPVVEQPQYNLFHRSRIEIEYAPLYKAPGLGTTIWSPLASGLLTGKYNAGVPQDSRLNAPGMEWLRDTILKQPGIEKKLAALPALAALAQELGTSLPRLGVAWCLKNPHVSTVILGASRVEQLQENLGALEVVDRLTPDVMRRINALSEPVAT, encoded by the coding sequence ATGGTCTACCGGACGCTGGGCAAAACGGGTCTCAAGGTGAGCGCGCTCTCCTTCGGCGCTTGGGTCACCTTCGGCAAACAGATCGGCGACCCCGTCGCCAAGGACCTCATGTACGCCGCGTACGACGCCGGCGTGAACTTCTTCGACAACGCCGAGGCCTACGCCGACGGCCAGGCCGAGCGCGTCATGGGCGCGATTCTCAAGGGCGCCGGCTGGCGCCGCAGTTCCTTTCTCGTCTCCAGCAAGGTCTTCTTCGGCTGGGAGGACGATCGCCCCAACCAGTCCGGTCTCTCCCGCAAACACATCATCGAGGGCTGCCACGCCGCCCTCCAACGCCTGCAGGTCGACTACCTCGATCTCTACTACTGCCACCGCCCCGATCCCGACGTCCCCGTCGCCGAGACCGCGTGGGCCATGCACGACCTCATCACCCAGGGCAAGGTGCTCTACTGGGGCACCAGCGAGTGGAGCGCCGCCCAGATCGCCGAGGCCCACCGCGAATGCCGCACCCACAACCTCCACGCGCCGGTCGTCGAGCAGCCGCAGTACAACCTCTTCCATCGCTCCCGCATCGAGATCGAGTATGCCCCGCTCTACAAGGCGCCCGGCCTCGGCACCACCATCTGGTCGCCCCTCGCCTCCGGCCTCCTCACCGGCAAGTACAATGCCGGCGTGCCCCAGGACTCCCGGCTCAATGCGCCCGGCATGGAGTGGCTGCGCGACACGATTCTCAAGCAGCCCGGCATCGAGAAGAAACTCGCCGCCCTCCCCGCCCTCGCCGCCCTCGCGCAGGAACTCGGCACGTCCCTCCCGCGCCTCGGCGTCGCTTGGTGCCTCAAGAATCCCCACGTCAGCACCGTCATCCTCGGCGCCTCCCGCGTGGAGCAGTTGCAGGAAAACCTCGGCGCGCTCGAGGTCGTCGACCGCCTCACGCCCGACGTGATGCGCCGCATCAACGCCCTCTCCGAGCCCGTCGCCACGTGA